The DNA region CGAAGCAGTTCGCCCAGGTTCTGCACGGCGTCGATGTGGTCCTCGGTCGATGAGCCGGCTAACCGGGCGATGAAGCGGACGGACTTCGCCCGCCCTTATCGCCGGGCCGTTAGCCGGAGGCGAGCAAAGATATGTTACGACCTCGCAGGCTCCGCCCGGCGCGAGCGGGCCCCCGGCGGGGACTAACGAGATACCCACCGCGAGCCCGCCGCCGCCGCGTCGCCTACAGGTTCTGACAAACCGTCTGGCTCGAGGTGCGGTCCGTCGCCCCATCCATGCTGGCCACACCCCGCTCGATCGAGACCGTGTAGCCGCCACCCACCGTGCCCGGCGAGCGGAACGTGATCGTCCCGTTCTGATCCGTGCGGTACCACGGCTTCGCCAGCTCACGCAGCAGATCCTTGGTCTGCGTGTGCACGTGGCCGAACGTGTTGCTCGCGCCCAGCGAGAAGGTCACCCACTCCGGGTTGAGCAACTGGATGTAGCTCCGCTTGATGCCGTTGCAGCTCCCGTGGTGATCCCCCTTCAGCACGTTCACCCTCATCCCCGGGCTCAAGTCGTAGTCCGCGCCCAGGTCGAACCAGTCGATCTCCTCGTGCTCGGCATCGCCCGCAAACCACATGGTGAACGACGCCGAGTCTGGACCCACCAGCTTCACCGCCGCGGACCGGTTGTTCGGCGTGCTCCCCGCCGGGTTCGGCCGCAGGATGTGCAGCTTGGCGCCGCCGTTCAGCGTGAACGTACACGAGGGCGAGCCGCTGCCGCACGGATCGTCCGTGTCCCGGTAGATCAGCTCGCCGCGCGCGGCCCGCGCATTGATCGAGTCCCGCAGCGAGGCCAGCGTCACCGCGTCCGAGGCATCCTTGTTCTCGAACACGTACCCGATCGTGATGCCCCGCGCCGTCTTGAACAGTTCGCGCAGCCCACTGTAGTGGTCGAAATGGGCGTGTGAGATGATCACGAAATCCACCGTCGTGTTCTGCACCCCCAGCGCGTCCAGGTGCTGCCGGAAAACAGCCGTATCCGGCCCGCCATCAATGAACACCCTGGATGTGCCGTTCGTGATGTAGTTGCCATCGCCCTGACCGATGTCCAGCACCCGCACCACCACCTCGCCGACCGACGGCGGGCCAATGAACCCATCGTTCTGCGCGCCCGGCGTGCCCTTGTCCCCAGCGCCAAAGACCGAGGTGGCCGTGTGCCAGTTGGCACCCTTGACGTCCGTGTTATCGGCGGTGGGATCGCTCACGCCGCGCGTGGCCCCCGTGGGCATGGCGGTCGCCCAAGCGACGGAGTCCACCGTCGCACCCGAGGGGTCACGCAGCGCCAGCCAGTCGGAGGCGTTGGCCAGCGTGAGCCCGGTGCCGTACACGTAGTTCAGGGTGACGCCGCCGTTCACCCCCGTGCTGCCGTTGCGCCCCAGCACCGCGTAGCCACCGGCCGGCACGACCACCGACGCACTGATCACGTGCGCCGCGTCGTTGTTCGAGACGATGATCCACCCCTGCAGATCGCCCGCGCCGGTGCCCAGGTTGTGTACCTCGAACCACTCGCCCGCATCGTCCGTTGCCGCCGCGGGGTCGGCCATCACTTCGTTGATCACGAGCTGCACCGTGCCTCCGCCGCCCGAGGTCACCGTTAGCGCCGCCTCGCCGAACACGCCATTGGGCGCCGTGGCCCGGATCTGCGCCGTGCCCGCCGACTGGCCGTCGGCCAGGCCGCTGGCATCCACCGTGGCGACCACCGTGTTCGAGCTGGTCCAGGAGAAGGTGGTCGCCACCGGGTTGCCGTTCGCGTCCGTGGCGCTGGCCGTGAACTGCTGCGTGCCGCCCACGGCGATGCTCGCCGACGCCGGGGTCACCGTG from Gemmatimonadota bacterium includes:
- a CDS encoding lamin tail domain-containing protein: MPLLPAACLEPPPTAAEPDAALAAAVAAAGGILINEVMADPSASSDDNGEWIEVHNTGSASVNLQGWQIVSNNDAAHTIATSVTVAAGGYAVLAKDGNKKRNGGVTASYVYGAGIVLANAADWIVLRDAAGLTVDSVAWATAMPTGATRGVSDPWVDNVNVNGSNWHTATSVFGKGDKGTPGAQNDGFVAAVATVTVTPASASIAVGGTQQFTASATDANGNPVATTFSWTSSNTVVATVDASGLADGQSAGTAQIRATAPNGVFGEAALTVTSGGGGTVQLVINEVMADPAAATDDAGEWFEVHNLGTGAGDLQGWIIVSNNDAAHVISASVVVPAGGYAVLGRNGSTGVNGGVTLNYVYGTGLTLANASDWLALRDPSGATVDSVAWATAMPTGATRGVSDPTADNTDVKGANWHTATSVFGAGDKGTPGAQNDGFIGPPSVGEVVVRVLDIGQGDGNYITNGTSRVFIDGGPDTAVFRQHLDALGVQNTTVDFVIISHAHFDHYSGLRELFKTARGITIGYVFENKDASDAVTLASLRDSINARAARGELIYRDTDDPCGSGSPSCTFTLNGGAKLHILRPNPAGSTPNNRSAAVKLVGPDSASFTMWFAGDAEHEEIDWFDLGADYDLSPGMRVNVLKGDHHGSCNGIKRSYIQLLNPEWVTFSLGASNTFGHVHTQTKDLLRELAKPWYRTDQNGTITFRSPGTVGGGYTVSIERGVASMDGATDRTSSQTVCQNL